The following proteins are co-located in the Bacteroidales bacterium genome:
- a CDS encoding ABC transporter permease subunit → MRKFRFIEEKFFRVLMFISTNLIVIILLLIIFSILYKGLPSLSWQMISQTPKGGFYFGKEGGILNAIIGSLYLSIGATLLAVLIGLPVALLMNVILVKHKKLINMIRFLLDLLWGIPSIVYGAFGFTIMIYFGLKTSLLAGIITVTLFIIPIMVRAMDEVLKTISIGLLETSLSLGSTHSETAFRVFLRQASPGLVTAILLSFGRAIGDAASVLFTTGYTDHIPTSLMQPTATLPLAIFFQLSSPIAEVKDRAYASAVILTVIILIISILARLYSKRYQKHKINF, encoded by the coding sequence ATGAGGAAGTTCAGATTCATAGAAGAGAAATTTTTCAGGGTTTTGATGTTCATTTCAACTAACCTGATCGTGATCATACTTCTCCTGATCATTTTCAGTATATTATATAAGGGCTTACCGTCACTTTCCTGGCAAATGATTTCTCAAACCCCAAAAGGCGGCTTTTATTTTGGTAAGGAAGGCGGGATCCTGAATGCAATAATCGGCTCCCTGTATCTTTCAATCGGCGCCACACTGCTGGCTGTTCTTATCGGGTTGCCGGTAGCATTATTAATGAATGTCATCCTGGTGAAGCATAAAAAACTTATCAATATGATCAGGTTTTTACTGGACCTGCTCTGGGGAATACCTTCTATTGTTTATGGTGCTTTTGGATTTACGATCATGATCTATTTCGGGCTAAAAACTTCTTTGCTGGCAGGTATTATCACTGTAACGCTATTCATCATTCCAATCATGGTCAGGGCCATGGATGAGGTTTTAAAAACTATATCCATCGGGTTATTGGAAACATCCTTGTCACTGGGATCAACTCATTCAGAAACTGCTTTCAGAGTATTCCTGAGACAGGCTTCTCCAGGACTTGTCACAGCCATCCTGTTATCATTCGGAAGGGCAATAGGTGATGCGGCATCAGTGCTTTTCACAACCGGATATACCGATCATATCCCTACTTCACTCATGCAGCCCACGGCAACATTACCGTTAGCCATATTTTTCCAGCTTTCATCACCTATTGCAGAAGTTAAGGACCGGGCCTATGCCTCCGCCGTTATCCTAACGGTAATCATTCTCATCATCAGTATCCTGGCAAGGTTATATTCTAAAAGGTATCAGAAACACAAAATTAATTTCTGA
- the pstC gene encoding phosphate ABC transporter permease subunit PstC — translation MSRYRIGRHLRSRLHLIWMMIGLIMVIFLPFFLGVGLYIKSTLLLEDQSLVDLLFSSDWRPLSGKFGFLAFAVSSIWVTVLSLLIAGPICLLTAIHLTQYAKGWVLRIMHPVIDILAGIPSVIFGVWGILVIVPFISHYVAPFFGVSSSGYTIITGAIVLAVMIIPFVLNILIDVFKTVPDELKEASLSLGASQWQTIKLVLLRKAFPGIISALGLGISRAFGETIAVLMVVGNVAKIPTGIFQPGYPLPALIANNYGEMLSIPMYDSALMLAALILFFVVLVFNFLSRLAIVRLEKQTS, via the coding sequence TTGAGCAGGTATAGAATTGGGCGACATCTAAGAAGCAGGCTGCACCTGATCTGGATGATGATCGGTCTTATAATGGTCATTTTCCTTCCTTTCTTTCTGGGAGTCGGGCTTTATATAAAGTCTACCCTCCTTTTGGAAGACCAATCGCTTGTTGACCTTCTGTTCTCAAGCGACTGGCGGCCATTGTCCGGGAAATTCGGCTTTTTAGCTTTTGCCGTCAGTTCTATATGGGTGACTGTATTATCCCTTTTAATAGCCGGACCTATATGCCTGCTAACTGCAATTCACCTGACACAATATGCCAAAGGCTGGGTCCTTCGCATCATGCACCCGGTTATTGATATCCTGGCAGGGATACCTTCCGTAATTTTTGGTGTTTGGGGAATACTCGTTATTGTACCCTTCATTTCACATTATGTAGCTCCTTTTTTTGGAGTCAGTTCATCAGGATATACTATTATCACCGGCGCAATTGTTCTGGCTGTTATGATCATTCCTTTTGTCCTGAATATTCTTATAGATGTATTTAAGACTGTTCCTGATGAGCTTAAAGAAGCTTCGCTTTCGCTCGGTGCCAGTCAATGGCAAACGATCAAACTGGTGTTGCTCAGGAAAGCTTTTCCGGGCATTATTTCCGCTTTAGGGCTGGGCATTTCCCGTGCATTCGGCGAAACCATTGCCGTTCTGATGGTTGTTGGAAATGTGGCTAAAATACCGACCGGGATATTTCAGCCGGGGTATCCCCTGCCAGCACTTATCGCAAACAATTACGGGGAAATGTTATCGATTCCAATGTACGATTCGGCACTGATGCTGGCCGCGTTGATCCTGTTCTTCGTGGTATTGGTGTTTAACTTTTTATCACGACTAGCCATTGTAAGGCTTGAAAAACAGACGAGCTGA
- a CDS encoding substrate-binding domain-containing protein, translating to MKTLRTITFLIFISMIILSAGCTSPEGGRRNKKGELKGTISISGAFALYPMTVKWAEEFQKQNPAVRIDISAGGAGKGMTDVLSGMVNLAMFSREVSQSEIDQGAWFIAVTKDAVLPTISNQNPVLDEILKKGFTQEIFKEIYLSGNTHTWGKFLEFPDQNKINVYTRSDACGAAEIWGKYLGKNQESLLGVGVFGDPGIADAVKNDKYGIGFNNVIYAYDIKSRKKYEGMEIIPIDFNGNRLIDAEENFYGSLDTIMLAIQTGRYPSPPARDLYLVSKGKPTDLVIIAFLDWILSNGQQYVHEGGYVQLPDEKIKNEKLKLK from the coding sequence ATGAAAACTTTAAGAACAATCACGTTTTTGATTTTTATTTCCATGATTATTCTTTCGGCCGGATGTACGTCACCAGAGGGTGGAAGAAGAAACAAGAAAGGTGAACTTAAAGGGACCATTTCCATTTCAGGAGCTTTTGCTCTTTACCCTATGACTGTTAAATGGGCAGAGGAATTCCAGAAGCAAAACCCTGCTGTAAGAATCGATATATCGGCAGGAGGAGCAGGAAAAGGCATGACAGATGTCCTCTCAGGAATGGTTAACCTGGCCATGTTCTCCCGTGAAGTCAGTCAGTCCGAAATTGACCAGGGGGCATGGTTCATAGCCGTGACAAAAGATGCTGTTTTACCTACCATCAGCAACCAAAACCCTGTTCTTGATGAAATATTAAAAAAGGGATTTACACAGGAAATTTTCAAAGAAATTTACCTTAGTGGAAACACTCACACCTGGGGCAAATTTCTCGAATTTCCCGATCAAAATAAAATCAATGTTTATACCCGTTCAGATGCATGCGGTGCTGCTGAAATATGGGGAAAATACCTGGGAAAAAACCAGGAAAGCCTTCTTGGGGTTGGCGTTTTCGGTGATCCCGGCATTGCAGATGCGGTTAAAAATGATAAATACGGGATTGGCTTCAATAATGTGATTTATGCCTATGATATCAAGTCGCGTAAGAAATATGAAGGCATGGAAATCATCCCTATTGATTTTAATGGTAACCGGTTGATTGATGCTGAGGAAAACTTCTACGGAAGCCTTGATACTATTATGCTTGCCATTCAAACCGGCAGATATCCGTCGCCACCTGCACGTGACTTATATCTTGTCTCCAAAGGCAAACCAACCGATCTTGTGATCATTGCTTTCCTTGACTGGATACTTTCTAATGGTCAGCAATATGTACACGAAGGGGGCTATGTGCAGCTCCCTGATGAGAAGATCAAAAACGAAAAATTAAAACTCAAATAA